The Halotia branconii CENA392 region TCGTTTTGACAATATAAGTTAGGGTTATTTGCTCAGCTTCTGGTTGTTCTTTCAATCCATTTAAAGCTTGTAGATGGTTGTTTAATGCTGCTTCTAAATGTTGCGATCGCGCTGCTTTTTCACCACTAAAATATTGGTCTGTCACTAACTGATAATGTGCTAATCCCAAGTTATTATGAGCAGCAAACAAATCAAAATTTAAAGATGTATTACTAAGTGAGTGAGCTAAGGCAATGGCTTCTTCATAAGCATTAATACATAGTTTAAGTAAAGCTTGTCTAACATCTTTGGTCGTCTCAGGTAAGTTTGCTAAATGCCAGTAAGCAGTCCCAAGATTATTTTGTGTAGCGGCGCAAGCATTGGGAACATTAGCTGGAGTCCGATATTTTAAAGCTTCCCGGTAGACATCAATAGCTAATTTTAGATTTTGAGCTGGTTGTTCGTATTGGGCAAGATTCCAATAGGCAGTGCCGATATTATTTTGAATCATGCCATATTTGAGTGGTTCTTGTGCGGCGTTGTAGTGAGTTAATGCTTCATTATAAGCTGCGATCGCTTGTTGTAAATGTACCACTGGTTGATTATATTGTCCTAAATGCCAATAAGCAGTACCTAAATTATTCTGGCAAGCTGCATACTTTAAAGGATCTATTTCGGCTGTACGATAGCGTAAAGCTTCTGTATAAGCTGAAACTGCTTGTTCCCAGTTTTCAATCGGTTGTGAAAAACGAGCTAAATCACCATAAGCTGTTCCCAGATTATTTTGTACCCGCGCATAAGTTTCTGGATGCGTCTGTGGTGAAATTGACTTTAAAGCAAATTGATAAAATTCAATTCCTTGCTCAATATAAGTTTGCGCTTCGGCTGAATTGGGTGGGATGCGATGTAGCATCCAGTAAAGTGTACCCAAATCATTTAAAATATCTGCAAGTTGTGGTGAAGCATCATCGTAGGCGATCGCTTCTTGATAAGCAACAATTGCTACCATCAAATTTTCTAGGTTTGACTGTCCTTGCTCAATCCGCAGCCGATATAAGTTTCCTAACTGCTGATAAGCTGCTGCTAGAACTTCCCCTGAAGCTTGCTGTGAATGTAAACCCTCAATTTCTAACAAAAGTTGTTGCGGTTGCCAATTGTCCTGTTTATTTTGAGCAATTTTCTGATTCATCGTTGCTATGACTAGCTCTTTTAATTCTTTGCTCACATGAGTTAATGATGACAGCGATGAGCTATTACTACTTGACCTAGCAGTGGATACTTGTTGCTGTGGCACAGTCTGTAATAATTCCGGGGTTGCATCTTCGTCGGGTGACTGTGACTTTGCTGTCAAATTTGCATCATCACCAAAAATTTTTTCTGTAATATCCGTACTTTGAGGTTCTGCTTCAATGACCGATTTTTCTAGTTCATCTAGAATAGATTGCTCTAAATTTTTTAAATCTGAACTTCTAGAATTGGAAAAACGTTCTGGATAGTCTGGATTTTTTGTCGTTGGTGTGGGTTCTCCAGCAAACATGAATACACCAGTACGCCAACGCCAAAACTGAGGAACCGACTGTTGAAT contains the following coding sequences:
- a CDS encoding tetratricopeptide repeat protein, with the translated sequence MSVNDTAHSNNFAWNRQVYHRLKLALSLDLRRQLFLAVCDDLHLRNQVAARLHSTLAYPVGQVLYQPLHRQATSTPAYPRLVTLRLNLNDPNPIAQINQWLANYPPPVVGTSKDTPGRPLPIPTFQIVGVEQLTKQSVAVQRSFLHHLRFSEQYFSGQESSRFIESSVLLWVSRPWFSTIQQSVPQFWRWRTGVFMFAGEPTPTTKNPDYPERFSNSRSSDLKNLEQSILDELEKSVIEAEPQSTDITEKIFGDDANLTAKSQSPDEDATPELLQTVPQQQVSTARSSSNSSSLSSLTHVSKELKELVIATMNQKIAQNKQDNWQPQQLLLEIEGLHSQQASGEVLAAAYQQLGNLYRLRIEQGQSNLENLMVAIVAYQEAIAYDDASPQLADILNDLGTLYWMLHRIPPNSAEAQTYIEQGIEFYQFALKSISPQTHPETYARVQNNLGTAYGDLARFSQPIENWEQAVSAYTEALRYRTAEIDPLKYAACQNNLGTAYWHLGQYNQPVVHLQQAIAAYNEALTHYNAAQEPLKYGMIQNNIGTAYWNLAQYEQPAQNLKLAIDVYREALKYRTPANVPNACAATQNNLGTAYWHLANLPETTKDVRQALLKLCINAYEEAIALAHSLSNTSLNFDLFAAHNNLGLAHYQLVTDQYFSGEKAARSQHLEAALNNHLQALNGLKEQPEAEQITLTYIVKTIRAFHNELGIQGQNLALSKVPGYLIPKILPKL